The proteins below come from a single Streptomyces sp. SCSIO 75703 genomic window:
- a CDS encoding SDR family oxidoreductase yields the protein MDLHLSGKVYIVTGASAGIGEATARLLAAEGAHVVGVARNTKAIDWIGERVSSVSADVTDPDAARAVVDAALARHGRVDGLVNNAGGLFSRKGFLHTTDADWKETFELNLHAVVRMTRAVLPLLVEQGTGSLVHLASEAARFPDAPLLDYAAAKTALLSVSKSLSAEFAPQGVRSNVVSPGPTRTALFDAPGGFAEQLAERYGMSPDDAVDHFIREERRLPSGRIGHPDDVARVIAYLLSPSAGQVTGAEWAVDGGALRQI from the coding sequence TTGGATCTGCACCTCTCCGGAAAGGTCTACATCGTCACCGGGGCGTCGGCGGGAATCGGCGAGGCGACCGCGCGGTTGCTGGCCGCCGAGGGGGCTCACGTCGTCGGAGTGGCCCGCAACACGAAGGCGATCGACTGGATCGGCGAGCGCGTCTCCTCCGTTTCCGCGGACGTCACCGACCCGGATGCGGCACGGGCCGTCGTGGACGCCGCTCTCGCCCGCCACGGGCGGGTCGACGGACTGGTGAACAACGCCGGCGGGCTCTTCTCCCGGAAGGGTTTCCTGCACACCACGGACGCGGACTGGAAGGAGACGTTCGAACTCAACCTGCACGCGGTCGTCCGGATGACACGGGCCGTCCTGCCCCTCCTCGTGGAGCAGGGGACGGGCAGTCTCGTGCACCTCGCCAGTGAGGCGGCCCGGTTCCCCGACGCGCCGCTGCTGGACTACGCGGCGGCCAAGACCGCGCTCCTGTCGGTGTCGAAGTCCCTCTCGGCCGAGTTCGCGCCCCAGGGGGTGCGCTCCAACGTGGTGTCCCCGGGGCCGACCCGGACCGCGCTGTTCGACGCCCCCGGGGGCTTCGCCGAGCAGCTCGCCGAACGGTACGGCATGTCCCCCGACGACGCGGTCGACCACTTCATCCGGGAGGAACGCCGGCTGCCCAGCGGGCGGATCGGCCACCCCGACGACGTGGCCAGGGTCATCGCGTACCTGCTCTCGCCGTCGGCCGGCCAGGTCACCGGCGCGGAGTGGGCCGTCGACGGCGGCGCACTCCGCCAGATCTGA
- a CDS encoding FAD-binding oxidoreductase, whose translation MTTTPMDRRSVLARSAALAGGATAAAAGLTTAAAGPAEAVPVTAGKPPSGAGALIGPHDPRYPLLTTGNNQRYVAAPEYVKMIRSTADAEKALRTAHRAGKRISVRSGGHCFADLVCNPEVEVILDFSEMTGVGYDPSRRAFYVEPGARLLNVYEALYKGWGVTIPGGICYSVGAGGHISGGGYGLLSRAHGLVVDHLYAVEVVTVDKRGTVRTTVATRERNDPNRDLWWAHTGGGGGNFGLITRYWFRSPDARGSRPEDQLISPPSKVLVQAVDLPWADLDEAKFRRLLKNFGAWHENNSAPDSPYRHLSSLFNVSSRAHGSLGMFTQVDATVPGARRLLDDYFAAVTAGTGLTARPMTKANGEIPHLTDLAEPREMPWLNATRMVGTNNPTITDPMSRAAHKSGYMRKNFSDHQISALYRYMTRPDFTNPDTMLVLFSFGGRVNAVAPDATANAQRDCVFKMTFQTFWPDERDDAFHLDWIRGLYADFFAETRGVPVVGGRTDGCYINYCDTDMADPAHNRSGVPWHTLYYKGNYPRLQQVKKRWDPGNYFRHALSVEPPRR comes from the coding sequence ATGACCACAACACCCATGGACCGGCGCTCCGTCCTCGCCCGGAGCGCCGCCCTCGCCGGAGGCGCCACCGCCGCCGCCGCGGGCCTGACGACCGCCGCGGCGGGTCCCGCGGAAGCCGTCCCCGTGACGGCCGGGAAGCCCCCCTCCGGGGCCGGCGCGCTCATCGGCCCCCACGACCCGCGCTACCCGCTGCTGACGACCGGGAACAACCAGCGGTACGTCGCCGCCCCCGAGTACGTGAAGATGATCCGCTCCACCGCCGACGCCGAGAAGGCGCTGCGCACCGCCCACCGGGCCGGCAAGCGGATCTCGGTGCGCAGCGGCGGCCACTGCTTCGCCGACCTCGTCTGCAACCCCGAGGTCGAGGTCATCCTGGACTTCTCCGAGATGACGGGCGTCGGGTACGACCCGTCCAGGCGGGCCTTCTACGTCGAGCCCGGAGCGCGGCTGCTCAACGTCTACGAAGCCCTCTACAAGGGCTGGGGCGTCACCATCCCCGGGGGCATCTGCTACAGCGTCGGCGCGGGCGGCCACATATCCGGCGGCGGCTACGGGCTGCTCTCCCGGGCGCACGGCCTCGTCGTCGACCACCTCTACGCCGTGGAGGTCGTCACCGTCGACAAGAGGGGCACGGTCCGCACCACCGTCGCCACGCGGGAACGGAACGACCCGAACCGGGACCTGTGGTGGGCGCACACCGGCGGGGGCGGCGGCAACTTCGGCCTGATCACCCGCTACTGGTTCCGCTCGCCCGACGCCAGGGGCAGCCGGCCCGAGGACCAGTTGATCTCACCGCCCTCCAAGGTGCTGGTCCAGGCCGTCGACCTGCCCTGGGCCGACCTGGACGAGGCGAAGTTCCGGCGGCTGCTGAAGAACTTCGGCGCCTGGCACGAGAACAACAGCGCGCCCGACTCCCCGTACCGGCACCTGTCCAGCCTCTTCAACGTCAGTTCCAGGGCGCACGGCAGCCTCGGCATGTTCACGCAGGTCGACGCGACGGTGCCCGGCGCGCGCAGGCTGCTCGACGACTACTTCGCCGCCGTCACCGCCGGTACCGGACTGACGGCCAGGCCGATGACCAAGGCCAACGGGGAGATCCCCCACCTGACGGACCTGGCCGAGCCGCGTGAGATGCCGTGGCTCAACGCCACCCGGATGGTCGGGACCAACAACCCCACCATCACGGACCCCATGTCGCGCGCCGCGCACAAGTCCGGCTACATGCGGAAGAACTTCAGCGACCACCAGATCTCGGCGCTGTACCGGTACATGACCCGCCCGGACTTCACCAATCCGGACACGATGCTCGTGCTGTTCTCGTTCGGCGGCCGGGTCAACGCGGTGGCGCCGGACGCGACGGCCAACGCGCAGCGCGACTGCGTGTTCAAGATGACCTTCCAGACGTTCTGGCCGGACGAGCGGGACGACGCGTTCCACCTGGACTGGATACGCGGCCTGTACGCCGACTTCTTCGCGGAGACGCGGGGCGTGCCGGTCGTCGGCGGCCGTACGGACGGCTGTTACATCAACTACTGCGACACCGACATGGCGGACCCGGCGCACAACCGTTCCGGCGTTCCCTGGCACACCCTCTACTACAAGGGCAACTACCCCCGGCTCCAGCAGGTCAAGAAGCGCTGGGACCCGGGCAACTACTTCCGCCACGCCCTCTCCGTCGAGCCGCCCCGGCGTTAG
- the wecB gene encoding UDP-N-acetylglucosamine 2-epimerase (non-hydrolyzing), with product MRPVAVVLGTRPEAIKFAPVIHALRDDPRFEPIVISTGQHREMLDETMKAFDLTPDIDLGVMVPQQTLSQTTYRALRELEGQLSTLKAEAVLVHGDTASTMAGALAGFHHQIPVVHVEAGLRSGFLGSPFPEEGNRRMIAQIAALHLAPTPGNKANLLAEGIAEEAIAVTGNTVIDALQWAGGRTDDFGHPALADLDADPRRVVLASAHRRDAWPHLPEIARAFADIADEPGTRVVVPLHRNPSVRQAMLPHIGAHPDITIVDPLPYLNFCRLMRRADILLSDSSGAQEEGPALGKPTLVISNVTERSEAVEAGTARLVGTAYEGVYGHTVRLLRDEAAYLRMASAANPYGDGRATRRTIDAIAHFFGDGPPADPFVPRTPLGEADGRTEYART from the coding sequence ATGCGACCCGTTGCCGTGGTCCTGGGCACCCGCCCGGAGGCCATCAAGTTCGCCCCCGTGATCCACGCTCTGCGGGACGACCCCCGCTTCGAACCGATCGTCATCTCGACCGGCCAGCACCGGGAAATGCTGGACGAGACGATGAAGGCGTTCGACCTCACCCCCGACATCGACCTGGGCGTCATGGTCCCCCAGCAGACGCTCTCGCAGACCACGTACCGCGCGCTGCGCGAGCTGGAGGGGCAGCTCAGCACCCTGAAGGCCGAGGCCGTGCTGGTGCACGGCGACACCGCCAGCACCATGGCCGGCGCCCTGGCCGGCTTCCACCACCAGATCCCCGTCGTCCACGTGGAGGCGGGCCTGCGCAGCGGATTCCTCGGGTCACCGTTCCCCGAGGAGGGCAACCGCCGCATGATCGCGCAGATCGCGGCGCTGCACCTGGCCCCCACCCCCGGCAACAAGGCCAACCTGCTGGCCGAGGGCATCGCCGAGGAGGCGATCGCGGTGACCGGCAACACGGTCATCGACGCCCTCCAGTGGGCCGGCGGCAGGACCGACGACTTCGGTCACCCGGCGCTGGCGGATCTGGACGCCGATCCGCGGCGGGTGGTGCTGGCCTCCGCCCACCGGCGGGACGCCTGGCCGCACCTGCCCGAGATCGCCAGGGCGTTCGCCGACATCGCCGACGAGCCCGGCACCCGGGTGGTCGTGCCGCTGCACCGCAACCCGTCGGTGCGGCAGGCGATGCTGCCGCACATCGGCGCCCACCCGGACATCACGATCGTCGACCCGCTGCCGTACCTGAACTTCTGCCGGCTCATGCGGCGTGCCGACATCCTCCTGTCGGACTCCAGCGGGGCCCAGGAGGAGGGCCCGGCCCTGGGCAAGCCGACGCTGGTGATCAGCAACGTCACCGAGCGTTCGGAAGCGGTGGAGGCCGGCACGGCCCGTCTGGTCGGCACGGCGTACGAGGGCGTGTACGGCCACACGGTGCGCCTGCTGCGGGACGAGGCGGCGTACCTGCGGATGGCCTCCGCCGCCAACCCGTACGGCGACGGGCGGGCCACGCGGCGCACGATCGACGCGATCGCGCACTTCTTCGGCGACGGCCCACCCGCGGACCCCTTCGTCCCCAGGACCCCGCTCGGCGAGGCGGACGGCAGGACGGAGTACGCGCGGACATGA
- a CDS encoding VCBS repeat-containing protein, translating to MTEIRTPKFTAEPVAEQLRDGYWLEAPDIDGDGRPDLFGYGLRLGEIYWYQNDGDWTRRLVADGFRMPVGADFADVSGTGSPDIIVCYELYGPIGTIVDPDPEGGKIAWLENPGSPDKDPSRWTKHYVGRATGMHRLRAGHFTQSERLEIIGLPIVAEADVHAVLPVVLFTQPDDVLTATEWPMTVIDDSNFRMIHGAEKKRGLIPGSDLDSILLASDEGVTWLHYDTGRGEWVRELVGTGELTQFEQTGFRGSGDLDAGRLGDDPMAYVAAIEPFHGNTVAVYTKREGGPAGGGGWERTLLDVYGDPNENGEGPGHQIVCADFDGDGDDEFLVALRGPWPWQGVMYYKAVDAAKGIWAKWRVSDESVARIATGDFNGDGRLDFATIAYSVQNYYVAKDAKIVLHRNETGTAGR from the coding sequence ATGACCGAGATACGGACCCCGAAGTTCACCGCGGAACCGGTGGCCGAGCAACTCCGGGACGGCTACTGGCTGGAGGCCCCGGACATCGACGGCGACGGCCGTCCCGACCTGTTCGGCTACGGGCTGCGGCTCGGCGAGATCTACTGGTACCAGAACGACGGTGACTGGACCCGGCGCCTGGTCGCCGACGGCTTCCGCATGCCGGTCGGCGCGGACTTCGCCGACGTCAGCGGCACCGGCTCGCCGGACATCATCGTCTGCTACGAGCTGTACGGGCCGATCGGCACCATCGTCGACCCCGACCCCGAGGGCGGGAAGATCGCCTGGCTGGAGAACCCGGGCTCGCCCGACAAGGACCCCTCGCGCTGGACGAAGCACTACGTCGGCCGCGCCACCGGCATGCACCGGCTGCGGGCCGGCCACTTCACGCAGTCCGAGCGACTGGAGATCATCGGCCTGCCGATCGTCGCCGAGGCCGACGTGCACGCGGTGCTGCCCGTCGTGCTGTTCACCCAGCCCGACGACGTGCTGACGGCGACGGAATGGCCGATGACGGTCATCGACGACAGCAACTTCCGCATGATCCACGGTGCGGAGAAGAAGCGCGGCCTCATCCCCGGCTCGGACCTGGACTCGATCCTGCTCGCCTCCGACGAGGGAGTCACCTGGCTCCACTACGACACCGGGCGCGGCGAGTGGGTGCGCGAACTGGTCGGCACCGGTGAACTCACCCAGTTCGAGCAAACCGGTTTCCGGGGCAGCGGTGACCTCGACGCCGGGCGGCTGGGCGACGACCCGATGGCCTACGTCGCGGCGATCGAGCCGTTCCACGGCAACACGGTCGCCGTCTACACCAAGCGCGAGGGCGGCCCGGCCGGCGGGGGAGGCTGGGAGCGGACGCTGCTGGACGTGTACGGCGACCCCAACGAGAACGGCGAGGGCCCCGGGCACCAGATCGTCTGCGCCGACTTCGACGGGGACGGCGACGACGAGTTCCTGGTGGCGCTCCGCGGCCCGTGGCCCTGGCAGGGCGTCATGTACTACAAGGCCGTCGACGCGGCCAAGGGCATCTGGGCCAAGTGGCGGGTGTCCGACGAGTCCGTGGCGCGGATCGCCACCGGCGACTTCAACGGCGACGGGCGGCTGGACTTCGCGACGATCGCGTACTCGGTGCAGAACTACTACGTGGCGAAGGACGCGAAGATCGTCCTGCACCGCAACGAGACCGGCACCGCCGGCCGATGA
- a CDS encoding acyltransferase, whose amino-acid sequence MTPPRTSKLPSLTGLRFFAALSVFFFHSSLSNSPIPPNDPINPFADPGIAGAYEKALLNAGYIGVSFFFVLSGFVLAWSARPGQSARAFWRRRMTKIFPNHLVVFAVSLVLFAGATITSVGQWLPNMLLVHTFFPQPEINLSVSPPSWSLGSELLFYLLFPLLIVPVRKIRDGALWAWSAVMVAGTVAVQLVSTHLVPDTPKSAITPISDLQFWFGYLFPPGRLFEFVLGILLARIVLAGRWPRRIGIGWSLVLCAAGYAAGFVVPFPYTFVVATIVPIGALIAAVAAADVAGRRTRLRGRVMVWLGEVSFGFYLVQGVSIFYLRSLLDGATYGVPGAVLLIVGFFGTSLLGGWLLYRFVEMPAMRRLSVGRAEVRPAPPDTPAPAVADAEPAGQAPLRSL is encoded by the coding sequence ATGACTCCGCCCAGAACGTCCAAACTGCCGTCCCTCACCGGCCTGCGCTTCTTCGCCGCGCTGTCGGTGTTCTTCTTCCACTCCTCGCTCTCCAACTCGCCCATCCCGCCGAACGATCCCATCAACCCCTTCGCCGACCCGGGCATCGCGGGGGCCTACGAGAAGGCGCTGCTCAACGCCGGCTACATCGGGGTGTCCTTCTTCTTCGTGCTCTCCGGCTTCGTGCTCGCCTGGTCGGCGCGGCCGGGGCAGTCGGCGCGGGCGTTCTGGCGCCGCCGCATGACGAAGATCTTCCCCAACCACCTCGTCGTCTTCGCGGTGTCGCTGGTCCTCTTCGCCGGCGCCACGATCACCTCGGTCGGGCAGTGGCTGCCGAACATGCTGCTGGTGCACACCTTCTTCCCGCAGCCCGAGATCAACCTCAGTGTGAGTCCGCCGAGTTGGTCCCTGGGCAGCGAGTTGCTCTTCTACCTGCTGTTCCCGCTGCTGATCGTGCCGGTCCGGAAGATCCGCGACGGGGCGCTGTGGGCGTGGTCGGCGGTGATGGTCGCCGGGACCGTGGCGGTCCAGCTCGTCTCGACGCACCTGGTACCGGACACGCCGAAGTCCGCGATCACTCCCATCTCCGACCTGCAGTTCTGGTTCGGCTACCTGTTCCCGCCCGGCCGCCTCTTCGAGTTCGTCCTGGGCATCCTGCTCGCGCGGATCGTGCTCGCCGGCCGCTGGCCGCGCCGCATCGGCATCGGCTGGTCCCTCGTCCTGTGCGCGGCGGGTTACGCGGCCGGGTTCGTGGTGCCCTTCCCGTACACGTTCGTCGTCGCGACGATCGTCCCCATCGGCGCGCTGATCGCCGCGGTGGCGGCGGCGGACGTCGCCGGGCGCCGCACCCGGCTGCGCGGGCGGGTGATGGTGTGGCTCGGCGAGGTCTCCTTCGGCTTCTACCTCGTCCAGGGCGTGTCCATCTTCTACCTGCGGTCCCTGCTGGACGGGGCCACGTACGGGGTGCCCGGCGCGGTGCTGCTGATCGTGGGCTTCTTCGGTACCTCGCTGCTGGGCGGCTGGCTGCTCTACCGCTTCGTGGAGATGCCCGCCATGCGCCGCCTCAGCGTGGGCCGCGCCGAGGTCCGCCCCGCGCCCCCGGACACGCCCGCCCCGGCCGTCGCCGACGCGGAGCCGGCCGGGCAGGCCCCGCTGCGCTCGCTGTGA
- a CDS encoding MsnO8 family LLM class oxidoreductase, translating into MAPSAPRLSVLDQSPVGTGFSAADALHASVDLAQAAEEWGHVRYWTAEHHGSPGFAGSAPEILASVLLARTERMRVGTGGVLLPLYPPAKVAEVFGVLASLFPGRVDLGLGRAGGPAHDYPQRVRAVRRLMDLDGDGPPAGAGVNPVATVRPRMWLLGGGVGSAFMAGELGTDYAFAHFLVPGPARAALTSYRSAYTEHTGRPAPGGVLAVRVVTAASEERAEALAQSVLLWRSRKDLGDDLPLPTPAEALRHEWTALEAERAEVRRGSLVWGTPEQVRERLTELAARHGVCELMVNTLTCDPADRLDSHRLLAEAFAARPRPAAAGR; encoded by the coding sequence GTGGCACCCTCCGCACCACGGCTGTCGGTCCTCGACCAGTCACCCGTCGGCACCGGTTTCTCCGCGGCGGACGCCCTGCACGCCTCGGTCGACCTGGCCCAGGCCGCCGAGGAGTGGGGACACGTCCGCTACTGGACCGCCGAGCACCACGGCTCGCCCGGCTTCGCGGGCAGCGCCCCCGAGATCCTCGCCTCGGTGCTGCTGGCCCGTACCGAGCGGATGCGGGTGGGAACGGGCGGCGTGCTGCTGCCCCTCTACCCCCCGGCGAAGGTGGCCGAGGTCTTCGGCGTCCTGGCCTCGCTCTTCCCCGGCCGCGTCGACCTGGGCCTCGGCCGCGCGGGCGGCCCCGCACACGACTATCCGCAGCGGGTGCGCGCGGTGCGCCGGCTCATGGACCTGGACGGCGACGGGCCGCCCGCCGGGGCCGGGGTGAACCCCGTCGCCACCGTGCGCCCCCGGATGTGGCTCCTCGGCGGGGGCGTCGGCTCCGCCTTCATGGCGGGCGAGCTGGGCACCGACTACGCCTTCGCGCACTTCCTCGTGCCCGGCCCGGCACGGGCGGCGCTCACCTCCTACCGCTCGGCGTACACCGAGCACACCGGACGCCCCGCGCCGGGCGGGGTCCTCGCGGTGCGCGTCGTGACCGCCGCGAGCGAGGAGCGGGCCGAGGCGCTGGCCCAGAGCGTCCTGCTGTGGCGCAGCCGCAAGGACCTCGGCGACGACCTCCCGCTGCCCACCCCGGCGGAAGCCCTCCGCCACGAGTGGACCGCCCTGGAGGCGGAACGCGCCGAGGTCCGCCGGGGCTCCCTGGTGTGGGGGACGCCGGAGCAGGTCCGCGAACGCCTGACGGAACTCGCCGCCCGGCACGGCGTCTGCGAACTCATGGTCAACACCCTGACCTGCGATCCGGCCGACCGCCTGGACTCCCACCGGCTGCTCGCCGAGGCGTTCGCCGCCCGGCCGCGGCCCGCCGCCGCGGGGAGGTGA
- a CDS encoding alpha/beta hydrolase, which yields MRGDEGRREPSADGRRPAATHPDEAVRWEPRWLDAGTHRVPVRVYRPGPDPYGWLVWAHGGSWRAGSVEYWHEPVADLARASGCTVVSTGYRLAPRHRHPAQIEDVLTALSWAGDRARPGEPLAVGGDSAGGTVAACAALARRDRGEPLAAQVLAYPPLDPDCAAPSYGRGPGVFPSAEDLRHAWRQYRGRGTPPAGDGERLHSTPLEAGRLDGLAPAVLAVGDLDPVLDDVTGYARRLEAAGNDVRLRVFPHTPHAAFLAAVGSTPHHPPLRHWLGTALRDRLRPRKETP from the coding sequence GTGCGCGGTGACGAGGGGCGGCGGGAGCCGTCCGCCGACGGCCGGCGGCCCGCCGCCACGCACCCGGACGAGGCCGTCCGCTGGGAGCCCCGGTGGCTCGACGCCGGCACCCACCGGGTCCCGGTACGGGTCTACCGGCCCGGCCCCGACCCGTACGGCTGGCTGGTGTGGGCGCACGGCGGGTCCTGGCGCGCGGGGTCCGTGGAGTACTGGCACGAACCGGTCGCGGACCTCGCCCGCGCGTCGGGCTGCACGGTGGTCAGCACCGGGTACCGCCTGGCCCCGCGCCACCGGCACCCGGCGCAGATCGAGGACGTCCTGACCGCGCTCTCCTGGGCCGGGGACCGGGCACGGCCCGGCGAACCGCTCGCGGTCGGGGGCGACAGCGCGGGCGGCACCGTCGCCGCCTGCGCGGCCCTCGCCCGGCGGGACCGGGGCGAGCCGCTCGCCGCCCAGGTGCTGGCCTACCCGCCGCTCGACCCGGACTGCGCCGCCCCCTCGTACGGGCGCGGGCCGGGCGTCTTCCCCTCCGCCGAGGACCTGAGGCACGCCTGGCGGCAGTACCGGGGACGGGGCACGCCCCCCGCGGGCGACGGCGAACGGCTGCACAGCACACCGCTGGAGGCCGGCCGGCTGGACGGGCTGGCCCCGGCCGTCCTCGCCGTCGGGGACCTGGACCCGGTCCTCGACGACGTCACCGGGTACGCGCGGCGGCTGGAGGCAGCGGGCAACGACGTACGGCTGCGGGTCTTCCCGCACACCCCGCACGCCGCCTTCCTCGCCGCCGTCGGGTCCACCCCGCACCACCCTCCCCTGAGGCACTGGCTCGGCACGGCGCTGCGCGACCGGCTGAGGCCACGGAAGGAGACACCATGA